From Pleurocapsa sp. PCC 7319:
ACAAAGAGGCTTGTAAAATATTAAGACGATCTATCTCAGCAACGTTGGCAGAGCTGATGTGCCAGTCTGCAACTATTTCTTTAATTGGTTGAACTAGTTGCAGGCGTTTTTGCGCAGATAGTTTTTTACTATCTTTGACCCCAATAGCAATTAATTGAGGAATATCTGAACGGGGCAGGACTACGGTTGCTGCTATCACCGAACCAAATAAAGCCCCTCTGCCAACTTCATCGACTCCTAAAACAAGAGTATTTGGCTCCCATATTCCCGATAAGAGAGAATCATCAAAAAAAGAATGTTTACTCACCTTGACTATTTTTACACTTCTACCTCTTTGGCAACCGAAGAGCGACGACGACGACGACGACGACCAGTAGTCGGCACTTCCTCTTGATCTGGAGACTCTGACTCTGTCTCATTGATAGCTTTGACCTGAGCTGTTACCTCAATTCCGGGAATTTCTGGTTCAGTTTCCTTGTTACTGCTACTTTTTCTGGCTCTGGTTTTAGGCTTTCGTTCTGCTTCTGATGCTTGGTCTTCTTGGGAAGTGACTGTTGAGCTTACTTCAACTACTTCTTCACCAGGTTTTTTGACATAAACCAAAACTGATTTGGGATCTTTAGATTCATGATCGGCATAGACTAGAGGCGAGACTCCCATTAAGGCATAGATTTCTTGTTCTAAGTTCCCCATTTCTACTGTAACTTTTTCTAAGTTAGCTTCATCTCGACGAGGTGAACGCAATTGAGAACGAGATTTACGTTCTTCATTACCATTTTCAGTATCTTGGTCTAGATTACTGGTAATTGTCTCAGTGCCTTCTGGTTCTATTAATTCCTCTTTAATCAACAGATCGTTACGACGACTCCGACGACGCCGACGATTACCGTTACTTGCTCCTCCCTGTTCTTGATAGTTAGGATGATTAATCAACTCTAGTTGACGATTACTGGGGTCATATCCCAAATCAAGACCTGAATTATTGACTAACTCCGGACGTTCTTGTCTTTCTGTAGGAGAAGCAATTACCGGGCGAATACTATTGACAGGTTCGCGAATTGCTGCGGGAGTAACTATAGGAGATGTTTCTAAAGACTCTGCTACTGATTTCCCAGGAAGATAGGCTATCTGTCCTAAACCACCACAAGCGGCACAAGATTGACCAAATAGCTCATAAATATTCTTCCCTTGACGTTTGCGAGTTAATTCTACTAGTCCTAATTCTGATAGTTGGGCAATTTGAGGACGAGCTTTATCTCCTCTTAAACTGTTGTTGAAGTGCTCTAATAATTTAATTTTATCTCGGTGAGAATCCATATCAATAAAATCTACGACAATCACGCCACCAATATTGCGCAGACGTAATTGACGGGCAATTTCAGTAGCTGCTTCAGTGTTTGTCCATAATACAGTCTCTCTAGCAGTTGCCGAACGAGTAAATGAACCAGAATTAACATCAATTACAGTTAAGGCCTCGGTGGGTTCAATAATGATATACCCCCCAGAAGGTAGTTCCACCCTGGGCTTGAGAGCCTCACGCACTGCAGCGCTTACCCGGTAGTAGTCAAGAATAGGCTGTTGTTCCCGATGATAATCAATAAACACACCCTGAGGGGAACGACCACTGCTCCAGTTCATCAACTGTTGCTTGACTCTTTTGACCCCAGCTGCTGAATCAACCACGATAGTATTTACTTCTGCTGAGTAAGTATCTCGCAATACACGCTGGATAAAATCATCATCGCGATTCAGTAAAACAGGTGGTCTAGCATAATTTGCTTGATATTGAATTGATTCCCACTGCTTTTGTAAGAATTCTAAATCTTCCATGATGGCTTCTTCAGCTTTACCATCAGCTTCTGTTCTGATCAATAAGCCCATTCCTGGTGGTTTGATCAGAATTGCCAAGGCACGAAGACGACTGCGTTCATTTTCATTAGAGATACGACGAGATAGTTTTACTCCCTTGCCATAGGGCATTAAAACCAAATATCGTCCTGGTAGGGTAATGTTACCTGTTAGTCTTGGTCCCTTGTTTCCGGTTGGCTCTTTCATTACTTGAACCAGAGCTTTTTGTTGGGGAACCAATAATTCGGTAATTGCTGCTGCTGCTCTCTTGAGACGAAGTGGACCTAAATCTGTAACGTGAATAAAACCGTTACGTTCACTATCGCCAATATTAACGAAGGCAGCATCTATACCAGGAATGACATTCTCGACAGTACCAAGGTAAATATCACTTACCTGTTGATTTCCTGTAGCAACGATTAATTCTTGTATTTGTTCTTCCCAGAAAACAGCAGCTATATGATGTTGTTCTGCGATAATAATCTGTTTGGGCATTAATTTTCCTCAAAATTCTGATGGCTGATTACCAATTACATTGCCGTAAAACGATACAAACCATTGATTGAGAAATGGTTGACAATATGTTTTTAGCTTTTCTCAAATCAAACAATTACGAAATAAATCAGCAAATTTCACACCTATAGCGTTTAGATATTACCAAATATTTATTAGAGTCTTTATTAGAGTTTTCCTTAATTGTTTAGTTGGTGTTTTGTCGGGCTTTGAGGGTTTTTGGTTGTCTCTTGCATATTTAGCGAGCTACTTTTGCTCTTAGAAACATTAAGCATAGTACAGAGAAAGCTGTGATGGTCGAATAGCAATAATAAATAGCTGGAGTCAGGACTTTATTAAGATTGTTGAAGACTTAGCTAATTAGTATAATCTTTAAGCGACTGGGGGAATTCCATTTGCTCTAAATAGCGATTGGGCAAATCCTCCCTATAGGAGCTTTGAGGTCTGCCACTGCGCGGAGCGCAATCACCAGTTGAACTTACATTCTTCTGACTAAGATCACTTAAGGGACCACAAAGTTAAAGTTGCTGAAACGCTACTGTATCAAATTCTAACCTGAATATAACCTTGAAGATCTATTTTTGACAAGAAAAGCAAAGTATTTACTGATTAAAATAGCTTAAATATTTACAATATTAGCTTCAGTCTCTAAATTTTACAGAAAATGAAAGCCCACGTCATTCATGTGTGGGATGAAAAAAGCCGAGAATTTTGTATATGCAATCTGAACGAAGGTATACAACGCGGTGGTTCTACAAGCTGAATTCGATTCAGCGTAGCCCACCGCCAATTTCGACATCAAAACTTCATACAGAAAGGGTTTTGGGCGTTGTATTATATTCATAAGCAACCTAATAAAGTTGAGGTAAGGGGTTCCAAAAGTTAGTCTTTTGGGTAAAACTTCAAGCAGCACAAGGACATGCGTAGCTAAGTAGTTTAACTGGGTAGACAGATCGCTAGGGGTAAAAGCCAGGGTTTAAGTTCTACGAAGCCTAAAGGAAGAAAACCAGTTCTGGTAGTCTGATTTTTTCAGCTAGGCAGGGCTTTGTCTAGTGGGAGAGCAAAAGTAAGACAGTCTCAGACTGCATTTTGCGCCAGGATCCCAGAATTCCACGTCATTTTATGCGTGGGAGTGGGTCAATCTATTTCTTGTCGAACTATATCTGCGATCTGTTTGGCAGCTCCGGCATCACCCCTAACTTTAATTAATTGAGCTTGCATCGCTTGGAGTTTAGTTGGATGAGCCAGATAATCCAATACTAAATCAGCAACTCTTTCTGGGTCTAATTTACCTACTAATTCAGGGACAATTTCTTGACCGGCCCAGATATTCGGCCAAGCAAATAATCTTCCTTGTTTGATGACAAACCAATTAATAATTGTGGCAAACAGAGAACCTACTCCCGGTAAATTGGCTAAAATACCCGGTAATCCATCCCAAGAACGCATTGCATCAAGTTCTTGAGTCGGTAACAAGACAATCATTGGTATTCCTAGAGAAGCTAATTCTGCAGTATTGGCTCCTACAGTAGTTAAACATATCTGGCAATTGATTAGAGTATTATAAGCAGGAAATTGAGTAATTAGCTTAATCTTGGTGCCTCCGGAAGTGATTAAATAATCAGGTTCTATGCCTTCAGAGTTAATTAAACGACCTTCTACATTACCCAAAGATGAAAGCAAAGGATTATCTTGCCGATTAGCATACTTACTGAGAGTAATTATATCGAGGGTAGGTGCAACGGGAATAACAAATTTAGTTTGGGGCTGTTGTTGTTGAATTTTTTCGGCGATCGCCATGCACAAAGGAACGCCTTGAGATAGTTTTACAGATTTAGAACCTACCAATAAACCAATCAAAGGCTCTTCTGAGTGGCGATTGTCAGTATTTTGATTAACTTCTAAAGCCACATCTGCCATTAAGTCTCCCACCAGAGAAAACTTGTGATGATAAGATTGGGGAACTTTATCAATCACTTTTTGATTCATAACTACAAAGTGATCGACTAAGCGATACCAACGGGCATCCCATTCAGCGTAGATTAGACTTGAGTATCCTAATCGTTTACTCACCATCACAGTATAAAACTGGTCACCACCCAAAAAGACCACTATACCTTGCTGATACCATTGCCAATTATCTGGAGTTTGACCCCAAAGCAAGTAAGTGAAAAAATCTGGGGCAGCCAATACCCGGTCTACTTCAGGATAACTAAGGGCGATCGCCGCTTCTTTACCAGTGCTATGAGGACACGGAGATAATAGAACGGAAATTCTTACCTGATTGCGCTCATCTTCTAATGTTTGACGCAGACATCTAACTACAGGTCGGACCCAAGTCACTATTTCTCCTGGACCATTAGACAAAATAACAATATCAGTTGCTTGCATATAGGCTGATTTACTCAGTTTCTTAGTTGCCAATCATCCCTCATTCCTAATTATTCAATCTTTTAAGCATTAGCTACTTCATACACAAAATTCAAAGTTGCCCAGCTATGAACATCTAAGGCATAAACATCGTCTTTAGGTAAAAGCTCAGAATCAACAGAACTTATCGAGTGTAAATCTTGCATGACCATCTCTAAGACAAGATGAGGATTAACAACATTTAATATTTGTGGTTGACCAGACTTATAATTTTGCTGTGTTGCTAAAGCGGGGAGAGTCTGTTGCCAGGGTTTAACGGCGAAAACAACATACAGTGTATTTATACCTACCGAATCAGGAACTTTCCACTTCCAGGAATTTTCTACTTGAGGAATGACTAATTCGGTTTGGGGAGGAACTACTATATTCTGTGGTTGATCTTTTGACTCAGCAGTTTTGGTTTCAGAAGGAGTATATAAGGCAAAAATATTACTATCAGCATCAATACCCAGCACAATGGCATATAGCTGGCGATCGCCCGTATTAGAGATAGATAAGTTTATTTCTGAGCCTTTGACAAAAATTGGCACAGTATTAATCGTATCGGAGCTTTGATTTTTATCGGGAAAAGCTAATTTTTTAGGAGATGGTTGTTTAATCTCGGATAAAAATGTAGCTTTTTGTAGACTAGTAGTCACCTGATTGTTTAATTTTGCTGTCAGGGTGGCATCTACTTTTAACTCTGAAGAAAAATCATTGATCGTTAATTCCAACCATTTGGCTGCTAATAAATTATTAAATTGAGGCTGAAGACGATCAATAGCAATTTTGACTGCCTCTTCCTCTGCTCCTGTAGTTTTGCCAATTAAGACTCCACCAGGAGTATACAGACCATAGCTAAAGAATTGATTTTCAGAAGTTACAGGATTATTCACTGTTACTTTTAGAGAAGTAACATGATCGACTTTACCTAAAAGACAATCAGCATTCTGTTCTCCTGATATTACCGCTGAATTGACCGCTGGAATATTAGCTAAGGCACTAGTGGCATCTACTCGTTCAATTCTTTGCAAGTTAGCATCAAGAGCTAGGGTTAAACTCAGATTACGTTCTAGCATCCGAATAGTTTCGCGGATAAACTGTCCGACTTGAGGTACCTCAAATCTTTCTGGCTCGAGCAACTTGGTTTTGCCAATCAAACCTTCCATAGATTTGATTCGTAGTTGAGGCAAATTATGAGACTTATTAGGGAGTATCAAACTCAAGCAAGAATTAACTCCATAACAATCGAGAATTTTGGCAGGTAAACCCAATAACTTAACTTCAAAATTACTATTACCGTTTACCTTACTAATAACTCCTGTAGCAGTGGGAACATCACCCGTGGCTAGATAGTATGAGATAGTTGATTTATCGTGACTATTAAGAGTAGGTTGCTGTTGTCTACCCATTATCTGCTCTACTGTTGCAGCAGTTCTAGATAGAGCTACCTGTACCCTACTACTAGGAGTAATCTGCCAAAGATGTTGAGTTAGGGCAAGAGTAAATAATCCCGCGCTAAATCCATCCCACTGTCTTTCTGCAGCTACTTGGTTTTTACTCGCAGCAGAAAGAACTACTCCAGGCAAAGATAGTAACCTTTTACTAGGTTTAAGCCCTTTAAGAGCCAACTTATTGCGTAATTGTTCCAAAAAAAGCAACTCTTGGGAACTAGGAGCATCAGCAATCTCAGTCGTAGAGCGAATTTTAAAGTTACCATGTCTAACTCGCGGAGTTGTGTTGAAGCTGGTATCTAAGACAAAAGTACACTTAGTAGTGGACAAAGATTGTGCCAAAACCAAAAGAGTTTCTTGCAATACATTGTTAGCAATTGAGCTTTTTGAAGAAGACAACACGCTGTCTGCAGGCACAAGACTATTTACTAACTGAAATGTATCGGGACTTGTTAAATTAGGCGTTTTTTCTCGCTCTATAGATAAAGGCATTTTAATTTGTCCACCATAGCCACTAAAGTGAAATACCACTACATCATCGGGTCGAGCTTGTTCTGCTAAATGCTCGATAAAAAGAGTTTCAATATTTTCTCTTGTCGCTTGGCGATCGCTTAAAACCACAATATCTCGAGGATTAAAACCAAAACGATGAATCAGCAGTTCTCGTTGCAATTCAAGATCTGTTAAACACCCCTCGAGATGCTCTTGATGAGGATAGCGATTAATTCCTACTAGCAGAGCCAGTTTGCGATTGGTAGGCTGGGCTAAAATTTGTCGATAATTTTTAACTAATGGTGCTAGTTGGCTATTGTTTTCTAGGAATAATAATCCTGCTTCGGTAGTCCCCAAGGCAAACAAAGCCAATCCAGCTTGCTGTAGAAAAGTTCGGCGGTCAAGTCCCATATCAGCTACTAGCTTGTAGATATCAGCTATCAACCTATCAGTAATAGCTGTTAAACGTTGATTAAAACCAAAAAGTACAGGTTAAGACTAGCTTAGCAGCTTTAACCTGTAACCAATTATAGTGTTTTGCTTTAGTAATTGATAATTACTTATTCAACTTTCATTGCTTTTGCCAACTCTTCTGCTACTTTAGGACGAGAAAATTGTGGTGGTGGTGTTTTCCCTTCCCTAAGCATGGCACGAACTTTGGTTCCTGAAAGATGAATACGCTCTTCTTTGGTTGCCGGACTGGTTTTAGCAGTCGCCATTTGCTCAGTACGAGTACAATAAAAGGCGTGTTCAAATTTGAGAGGAGTAATACCCAACTCTTCAGGTTTAAATTCACCGAAGATTTCTTGAGCATCATAAGTACCATAATAGTCACCTACTCCAGCATGATCGCGACCAACAATAAAGTGAGTACAGCCATAATTTTTGCGAATTAAAGCGTGAAAAATCGCTTCCCTTGGTCCTGCATAACGCATAGCGGAAGGATTAATCGCTAAAACAACTCGCTCTTGAGGAAAATAGTTGTCCATCATGATTTCATAGCAGCGCATCCTAACATCAGCGGGAATATCGTCGCTCTTAGTTGCTCCGACCAAAGGATGAAGAAATAAACCATCAACGATTTCTAAAGCACATTTAATAATGTATTCGTGAGCACGGTGAATGGGATTACGAGTCTGAAAACCAACTACAGTATGCCAGCCTTTTTCTTGAAACAAAGCTCTGGATGCTGCCGGGTCAATTTGATAATTGGGAAATTGGGGATGGGCTTCACGCTCTAGCA
This genomic window contains:
- a CDS encoding Rne/Rng family ribonuclease, with the protein product MPKQIIIAEQHHIAAVFWEEQIQELIVATGNQQVSDIYLGTVENVIPGIDAAFVNIGDSERNGFIHVTDLGPLRLKRAAAAITELLVPQQKALVQVMKEPTGNKGPRLTGNITLPGRYLVLMPYGKGVKLSRRISNENERSRLRALAILIKPPGMGLLIRTEADGKAEEAIMEDLEFLQKQWESIQYQANYARPPVLLNRDDDFIQRVLRDTYSAEVNTIVVDSAAGVKRVKQQLMNWSSGRSPQGVFIDYHREQQPILDYYRVSAAVREALKPRVELPSGGYIIIEPTEALTVIDVNSGSFTRSATARETVLWTNTEAATEIARQLRLRNIGGVIVVDFIDMDSHRDKIKLLEHFNNSLRGDKARPQIAQLSELGLVELTRKRQGKNIYELFGQSCAACGGLGQIAYLPGKSVAESLETSPIVTPAAIREPVNSIRPVIASPTERQERPELVNNSGLDLGYDPSNRQLELINHPNYQEQGGASNGNRRRRRSRRNDLLIKEELIEPEGTETITSNLDQDTENGNEERKSRSQLRSPRRDEANLEKVTVEMGNLEQEIYALMGVSPLVYADHESKDPKSVLVYVKKPGEEVVEVSSTVTSQEDQASEAERKPKTRARKSSSNKETEPEIPGIEVTAQVKAINETESESPDQEEVPTTGRRRRRRRSSVAKEVEV
- a CDS encoding caspase family protein, which gives rise to MGLDRRTFLQQAGLALFALGTTEAGLLFLENNSQLAPLVKNYRQILAQPTNRKLALLVGINRYPHQEHLEGCLTDLELQRELLIHRFGFNPRDIVVLSDRQATRENIETLFIEHLAEQARPDDVVVFHFSGYGGQIKMPLSIEREKTPNLTSPDTFQLVNSLVPADSVLSSSKSSIANNVLQETLLVLAQSLSTTKCTFVLDTSFNTTPRVRHGNFKIRSTTEIADAPSSQELLFLEQLRNKLALKGLKPSKRLLSLPGVVLSAASKNQVAAERQWDGFSAGLFTLALTQHLWQITPSSRVQVALSRTAATVEQIMGRQQQPTLNSHDKSTISYYLATGDVPTATGVISKVNGNSNFEVKLLGLPAKILDCYGVNSCLSLILPNKSHNLPQLRIKSMEGLIGKTKLLEPERFEVPQVGQFIRETIRMLERNLSLTLALDANLQRIERVDATSALANIPAVNSAVISGEQNADCLLGKVDHVTSLKVTVNNPVTSENQFFSYGLYTPGGVLIGKTTGAEEEAVKIAIDRLQPQFNNLLAAKWLELTINDFSSELKVDATLTAKLNNQVTTSLQKATFLSEIKQPSPKKLAFPDKNQSSDTINTVPIFVKGSEINLSISNTGDRQLYAIVLGIDADSNIFALYTPSETKTAESKDQPQNIVVPPQTELVIPQVENSWKWKVPDSVGINTLYVVFAVKPWQQTLPALATQQNYKSGQPQILNVVNPHLVLEMVMQDLHSISSVDSELLPKDDVYALDVHSWATLNFVYEVANA
- the sat gene encoding sulfate adenylyltransferase translates to MSTDLIAPHGGELINCLATPEEKKDFLAKADSLPRVQLDERATSDLVMIAIGGFSPISGFMEKDDYLNVVENMRLANGLPWSVPVTLSVTEEEASPLTIGSLIRLDDPNGKFVGILQLTEKYDYDKEHEAKNVYRTSEDKHPGVKVIYEQGEINLAGPVWLLEREAHPQFPNYQIDPAASRALFQEKGWHTVVGFQTRNPIHRAHEYIIKCALEIVDGLFLHPLVGATKSDDIPADVRMRCYEIMMDNYFPQERVVLAINPSAMRYAGPREAIFHALIRKNYGCTHFIVGRDHAGVGDYYGTYDAQEIFGEFKPEELGITPLKFEHAFYCTRTEQMATAKTSPATKEERIHLSGTKVRAMLREGKTPPPQFSRPKVAEELAKAMKVE